One Ignavibacteriales bacterium genomic region harbors:
- a CDS encoding hemerythrin family protein: METITWSKNYETGHPIVDGQHKKLFVLINNINAGISEKKSKDMLLEIIDGLSAYVETHFKTEEDLMISANYPDYPTHKQEHDSLRDQAGKLIQLFKLDKVDLTATISKFLSDWLKHHINEIDIKMIKWVQEQEKKN; the protein is encoded by the coding sequence ATGGAAACAATAACGTGGTCTAAAAATTATGAAACAGGTCATCCAATTGTGGATGGACAGCATAAAAAATTGTTCGTACTTATCAATAATATTAATGCGGGCATTTCTGAGAAAAAATCAAAAGATATGCTACTTGAGATAATTGATGGATTATCAGCATATGTAGAAACTCATTTTAAAACTGAAGAAGACCTGATGATTTCCGCAAATTATCCGGATTATCCAACTCACAAGCAAGAACACGATAGCCTTCGTGATCAAGCAGGAAAACTTATTCAATTATTTAAGCTTGATAAAGTCGATTTAACAGCAACCATCTCCAAGTTCCTTTCCGATTGGTTAAAACATCACATAAATGAAATTGATATTAAGATGATTAAGTGGGTTCAGGAACAGGAAAAAAAGAATTGA
- a CDS encoding insulinase family protein, producing MKSNIFKKAFLLFSILCITAINAQSDFKLDYEKYVLSNGLQVILHQDKSDPITAVSIQYHVGSNREIPGKTGFAHLFEHIMFQESQHVPQDQFFKLIQGNGGTLNGGTWQDGTMYFEIVPNSALELALWLESDRMGYMLPTVTYDAFLNQQQVVQNEKRQNYDNRPYGQTSFVIGKLLYPEGHPYNWTTIGSLEDLQNASLKDVHDFYTKWYGPNNATLVVAGDFDVEQTKQWIEKYFGEIKPSKPVEPLKPQLVKLDAFKRASYEDNFAQSPELTMLFPTVEQFTDDSYALDVLSDLIGRGKKSPLYKIVVEDKKLAPSVMAYNNSSEVAGDFRIRIRTFPNKNLTDVENAIKEAFAKFEKDGFTEKDLARTKAGIETKFYNGISSVLGKSRQLASYNVFAGSPDFLNKDLSSSLAVTSKDVWRVYNKYIKDQKYVLVSFVPKGKIELVAENSTPFQIAGDNIKSYSDDEKVAIKNKPENLVKVDKIESKYDRSNQPVNGADPLLKEQNIWSDDLSNGIKVFGIEQTELPLVDFQITIDGGLLLDDINKVGAANLVSGMLMQGTKNKNPLELEQAIEDLGSNINLYTTDDAIVVRGNCLSTKFAETVNLVEEIMFDPRWDEKEFARLKDETIEGIKRNKTSASATASLVFSKLIYGDDNILSKNTAGTEESVTLLTLDDLKNYYTKSFAPQNSNITIAGNVGKDDVMKVFKDLENKWIKTDVTVPTPKTFNEIGASKVYFADFPGAKQSEIRIGNLGLAYTDPDYFKVTVMNYKLGGSFNGIVNLILREEKGYTYGARTGFTGSEYPGYFVASAGVQSNATLESVQIFKDEITKYREGISTEDLQFTKDALIKSNALRFETIGALRGMLGQIAKYNLPYDYVKDQEKQIANMSQDELKNLSQKYLHPDKMIYLIVGDKETQMENLKQLGFGVPILLDKDGNKIIN from the coding sequence ATGAAATCAAATATCTTTAAGAAAGCATTTTTACTTTTTTCCATTTTATGCATTACTGCAATTAATGCTCAATCTGATTTTAAATTGGATTATGAGAAATATGTACTGTCGAATGGACTACAAGTAATTCTACACCAAGACAAATCAGATCCTATTACCGCTGTTTCGATTCAATATCACGTTGGATCAAATAGAGAAATACCTGGTAAAACCGGATTTGCGCATTTGTTTGAACACATAATGTTCCAGGAATCACAGCACGTTCCACAAGATCAATTTTTTAAGCTTATTCAGGGTAATGGCGGGACATTAAACGGCGGAACCTGGCAGGATGGAACAATGTATTTTGAAATCGTTCCTAATAGCGCTCTTGAGTTAGCACTTTGGCTAGAATCCGATAGAATGGGATATATGCTGCCAACCGTTACTTATGATGCTTTCTTAAATCAACAACAGGTAGTGCAGAATGAAAAAAGACAGAATTATGATAATAGACCATACGGGCAAACAAGTTTTGTTATCGGCAAATTACTTTATCCGGAAGGTCATCCATATAATTGGACAACAATTGGCTCACTTGAAGATTTACAAAATGCTTCCTTAAAGGATGTTCATGATTTTTATACCAAATGGTACGGACCAAATAATGCAACGCTTGTGGTTGCAGGTGATTTTGATGTTGAACAAACAAAACAATGGATTGAAAAATATTTTGGTGAAATAAAACCATCAAAACCGGTTGAACCATTAAAACCACAGCTTGTAAAATTGGATGCCTTTAAACGCGCTTCTTACGAGGATAATTTTGCACAATCTCCGGAACTTACAATGCTTTTTCCTACAGTTGAACAATTTACAGATGATAGTTATGCATTAGATGTATTATCAGATTTGATTGGACGAGGAAAAAAATCACCCCTCTATAAAATTGTAGTTGAAGATAAAAAACTTGCACCATCTGTTATGGCTTATAATAACAGTAGTGAAGTTGCAGGTGATTTTAGAATTCGCATTAGAACCTTTCCAAACAAAAATTTAACTGATGTTGAAAACGCAATCAAAGAAGCATTTGCAAAATTTGAAAAAGATGGTTTTACAGAAAAAGATCTGGCAAGAACTAAGGCCGGAATTGAAACTAAATTTTATAATGGAATCTCAAGCGTGCTTGGAAAATCAAGACAGTTAGCAAGTTACAATGTTTTTGCAGGTTCTCCGGATTTTCTTAATAAAGATTTAAGTAGCAGCCTTGCCGTTACATCTAAAGATGTTTGGCGCGTTTATAACAAATACATAAAAGATCAAAAGTATGTTCTAGTAAGTTTTGTACCGAAAGGTAAAATAGAACTTGTAGCAGAAAATTCAACTCCATTTCAGATTGCAGGTGATAATATAAAATCTTATTCGGATGATGAAAAAGTAGCAATCAAAAATAAACCGGAAAATTTAGTTAAGGTTGATAAAATCGAATCAAAGTATGATCGCTCCAATCAACCTGTTAATGGTGCTGATCCTTTGCTTAAAGAACAGAATATCTGGAGTGATGATTTATCAAACGGAATAAAAGTTTTTGGAATTGAGCAGACTGAATTACCGTTAGTTGATTTTCAAATTACGATTGACGGCGGTTTGCTTTTAGATGATATTAATAAAGTTGGAGCTGCAAATTTAGTAAGTGGTATGTTGATGCAAGGCACAAAAAATAAAAATCCACTCGAATTAGAACAGGCGATAGAAGATTTAGGATCAAATATAAATTTATACACAACAGATGATGCAATTGTAGTTCGTGGTAACTGTCTATCCACAAAATTTGCAGAAACAGTTAATCTTGTTGAAGAGATAATGTTTGACCCGCGCTGGGATGAAAAAGAGTTTGCAAGATTAAAAGATGAGACAATTGAAGGCATAAAAAGAAATAAAACTTCAGCAAGCGCAACTGCATCATTAGTATTTTCAAAACTTATTTATGGTGATGATAATATTTTATCAAAAAATACTGCAGGTACTGAAGAATCAGTTACTTTATTAACTTTAGATGATCTTAAAAACTATTACACAAAAAGTTTTGCTCCACAAAACTCAAACATTACAATCGCTGGTAATGTTGGTAAAGATGATGTTATGAAAGTTTTTAAGGATTTAGAAAACAAATGGATAAAAACTGATGTAACAGTTCCAACGCCTAAAACCTTTAATGAAATTGGTGCATCTAAAGTTTACTTTGCTGATTTTCCTGGTGCTAAACAATCAGAGATCAGAATTGGTAATTTAGGATTGGCCTATACTGATCCCGATTATTTTAAAGTGACTGTTATGAATTACAAACTTGGTGGTAGCTTTAACGGAATTGTTAACTTGATTTTAAGAGAAGAAAAAGGATACACTTACGGTGCAAGAACCGGTTTTACGGGTTCAGAATATCCTGGTTACTTTGTTGCTTCTGCAGGCGTTCAATCAAATGCAACTTTAGAATCAGTACAAATATTTAAAGATGAGATCACAAAGTACAGAGAAGGAATTTCTACAGAAGATTTGCAATTCACAAAAGATGCACTTATCAAATCAAATGCACTCCGTTTTGAAACTATTGGAGCATTACGTGGAATGTTAGGACAAATTGCAAAGTATAATCTGCCTTACGATTATGTTAAAGATCAAGAAAAACAAATTGCTAACATGAGTCAGGATGAATTAAAAAATCTTTCTCAAAAATATCTACATCCTGATAAAATGATTTATTTAATCGTTGGTGATAAAGAAACACAAATGGAAAATCTAAAACAACTCGGCTTCGGCGTTCCAATACTTTTGGATAAGGATGGAAATAAGATTATTAATTAA
- the dsbD gene encoding protein-disulfide reductase DsbD, giving the protein MVLLHRLKRTPVVLILVTILLFTQSYFAQNQDVAKISVKDNSIKIKQGEQVSVEILLTINSGWHINSNKPNDEFLIPSVITTKSDGLKLVEVKYPKAHELKLSFSDEPVSVYEATTTAILTLKPNKDATIGKHKLVITLEYQACNDISCMPLNETSVEIEIEILENNKLTDNDTSKSQSNIIETNDSVSSFDQLVNNTKNEISTNDKSDSGSIASTLENSGIFLSLIFVFLAGLALNLTPCVYPLIPITIGYFGGQSEGKTSRLVMLGLLYMLGMALTYSVVGVVTSLSGAVFGTLLQNPIVITGIAILFVVLALSQFGVYEFKLPDSWVMKAGGAKGGAFGAFFMGLTMGIVAAPCIGPFVLGLVTYVAAKGDPLYGFLMFFVLALGLGFPYLLLAIFSGKIKSLPRAGLWMEGVKHIFGFLLIGMAIYFIDPILPKGIQGYLLPIFGIIAAIILLFFDKTANDAKGFRMFKTTFSVIVLSVSTYALIPSENLEPEWKKFNIKNYEASLTNNERMVIDFYADWCIPCKELDALTFSDKRVLKEFERFTVYKSDQTKNDDTNEQLRKRFNIIGMPTVIIIDSKGNEIKRLTGFVNADEFLTYVEKVK; this is encoded by the coding sequence ATGGTTTTACTGCATAGATTAAAAAGAACTCCTGTAGTTTTAATTCTGGTTACAATTTTATTGTTTACTCAGAGTTACTTTGCACAGAATCAAGATGTTGCAAAGATTTCAGTAAAAGATAATTCAATTAAAATAAAACAGGGTGAACAGGTTTCAGTTGAAATCTTATTAACAATTAATTCAGGCTGGCATATAAACTCCAACAAACCTAATGATGAATTTTTAATCCCTAGCGTAATAACTACAAAAAGTGATGGTTTAAAATTAGTAGAAGTTAAATATCCAAAAGCACACGAATTAAAATTATCTTTTTCTGATGAACCGGTTTCAGTTTATGAAGCAACAACTACTGCAATTCTAACTTTGAAGCCAAACAAAGATGCAACGATTGGAAAACACAAATTAGTTATTACACTTGAATATCAGGCTTGTAATGACATTTCCTGTATGCCGCTAAATGAAACATCAGTTGAAATTGAGATTGAAATTTTAGAAAACAATAAATTAACTGATAATGACACTTCTAAATCTCAGTCGAACATAATTGAAACTAATGATTCAGTTAGCAGTTTTGATCAGCTAGTTAATAACACAAAAAATGAAATATCAACAAATGATAAAAGCGATAGTGGATCCATTGCATCCACATTAGAAAACAGTGGAATATTTTTAAGTTTGATTTTTGTTTTTCTAGCAGGATTGGCATTAAATCTTACACCTTGTGTTTATCCACTAATCCCAATAACAATAGGATATTTTGGCGGACAGTCAGAAGGGAAGACAAGTAGATTAGTAATGCTTGGATTACTTTATATGCTTGGAATGGCGCTAACTTATTCAGTAGTTGGAGTTGTAACTTCCTTAAGTGGAGCTGTATTTGGAACGTTGCTTCAAAATCCCATTGTGATCACAGGTATCGCAATACTATTTGTTGTATTAGCTTTAAGTCAATTCGGTGTTTATGAATTTAAACTCCCAGATTCCTGGGTAATGAAAGCTGGCGGCGCAAAAGGTGGCGCGTTTGGTGCTTTTTTTATGGGATTAACAATGGGTATTGTTGCGGCACCTTGTATTGGTCCTTTTGTGCTTGGATTAGTTACATACGTTGCAGCAAAAGGTGATCCGCTTTATGGATTTTTAATGTTCTTTGTTCTAGCTCTTGGATTAGGATTTCCATATTTACTGCTAGCAATATTTTCTGGTAAGATTAAAAGTCTACCACGCGCCGGTTTATGGATGGAAGGTGTAAAACATATTTTTGGTTTTCTCTTAATTGGAATGGCGATTTATTTTATAGATCCTATTTTACCAAAAGGAATTCAAGGTTACTTGCTTCCGATATTCGGAATTATTGCTGCAATCATTTTGCTATTTTTTGATAAAACCGCAAATGATGCAAAGGGATTTAGAATGTTTAAAACGACTTTCTCTGTAATAGTTTTATCTGTTTCAACTTACGCATTAATTCCAAGTGAAAATTTGGAACCGGAATGGAAAAAATTCAACATAAAAAATTATGAAGCGTCTTTAACTAACAATGAAAGGATGGTTATAGATTTTTATGCTGATTGGTGTATTCCGTGTAAAGAATTAGACGCTTTGACTTTTTCGGATAAAAGAGTTTTAAAAGAATTTGAACGCTTTACTGTATATAAATCTGATCAAACTAAAAATGATGATACAAACGAACAGTTACGAAAAAGATTTAATATAATTGGTATGCCCACTGTAATAATAATTGATTCTAAAGGAAATGAAATAAAAAGACTTACCGGTTTTGTAAATGCAGATGAATTTTTAACCTATGTAGAAAAAGTGAAATAA
- a CDS encoding sigma 54-interacting transcriptional regulator, protein MNKKIFIKILITFVIVTILFVFQTIPYNIDTFLFSNFNRISGEKQPDTSIVIIHINSQDIEQLGPWPLKRSYYALLINNLSKYGVKKIGLEVFLSSKFVSQAVYDNVLQREISKANNVVISSIAGNLKRENDVYTTDSLSFPSPKLINEQIPTGHLNYFQDGGIEIPLQILNQNKIEKAFCLSLLSEQTEYPNKIKVNFISSWNKFTNYSLVEFIQMLQSNSEMLLRLRDKIILIGISDPQLAASFTTTFDEQLPGVALHAFALDNLLNKRYIIDSYYNWSKYLLILIAFLFVIFQLNSKKFLSHNVILIFFSLLITFMFYRLFFIEIAYSFLLIPLVFVLASDIYFYIIEKKNQLAGFYDESELLKNLLTEKERKLSTLERELNYASEQKTGKLLEKIEGLKGDIDKLKENENDQKEAELSEINNSENFLGLIYRSTKMKNVVDLVKKSAPTDATILITGESGTGKELVAKALHTLSNRKDKKFIAINCAALTESLLESELFGHVRGAFTGAISDKEGKFESANKGTIFLDEIGETSENFQVKLLRVLQSGEYDKVGSVDVAITDVRVISATNKDLKQLIKEKKFREDLYYRLNVININLPALRERKEDIETIAAYFCESSDKKYKLSLAVLKSFNEYDWPGNVRELESAISRAKVFCDASNRNLIQLNDLPVEMVKSARLNFEDLVIESLRNKYFSHSSINETAKELGNVSRTLVAENFRGLSLKILCENNFNEQKAILSIAASNNEEVLVRVKSKLDTWLVNIRKDVEVNRNFSFDELKLKLNSKYKNLPQKYHKYLDEVIKHFLNQI, encoded by the coding sequence ATGAATAAAAAAATATTTATAAAAATATTAATTACGTTTGTAATAGTAACAATACTTTTTGTATTCCAAACAATTCCCTATAATATTGATACTTTCTTGTTTTCTAATTTTAATAGAATTTCCGGTGAAAAGCAGCCTGATACATCTATTGTAATTATTCACATAAATTCCCAGGATATTGAACAGTTAGGCCCCTGGCCACTTAAAAGAAGTTACTATGCCTTATTAATCAACAATCTATCCAAATACGGAGTTAAAAAAATTGGACTTGAAGTTTTCTTGAGTTCAAAGTTTGTTTCACAGGCTGTCTATGACAATGTTCTTCAACGAGAGATTAGCAAAGCAAATAATGTTGTTATTAGCTCAATTGCGGGAAATTTGAAAAGAGAGAATGATGTATATACTACTGATTCTTTAAGTTTCCCGAGTCCTAAACTAATAAATGAACAAATTCCAACAGGGCATCTCAACTACTTTCAAGATGGTGGAATTGAAATCCCTTTGCAAATATTAAATCAGAATAAAATTGAGAAAGCTTTTTGTCTAAGTCTTCTAAGTGAACAAACAGAATATCCAAATAAAATAAAAGTTAATTTTATATCCTCCTGGAATAAATTTACGAATTATTCTCTGGTAGAATTTATACAAATGCTGCAATCGAATAGTGAAATGCTACTTCGACTTAGAGATAAGATTATACTAATCGGAATAAGTGATCCACAATTAGCTGCTTCATTTACTACAACATTTGATGAACAATTACCCGGAGTTGCACTGCACGCTTTTGCTTTGGATAATCTTTTAAATAAAAGATATATAATTGATTCTTATTATAACTGGTCAAAGTATTTATTAATCTTAATCGCATTTTTATTTGTAATATTTCAACTGAACAGCAAAAAGTTTTTAAGTCATAATGTTATTTTAATTTTTTTCTCTTTGTTAATAACATTTATGTTTTACAGATTATTCTTTATAGAAATTGCTTATTCATTTTTATTGATACCCTTAGTATTTGTCTTAGCTTCTGACATCTATTTCTATATCATTGAAAAGAAAAATCAATTAGCAGGATTTTATGATGAATCTGAGTTATTAAAAAATCTTCTTACTGAAAAAGAAAGAAAACTTTCAACTTTAGAAAGAGAATTAAATTATGCATCTGAACAAAAAACAGGAAAGTTGTTAGAGAAAATTGAAGGATTGAAAGGAGATATTGATAAGCTAAAAGAAAATGAAAACGATCAGAAGGAAGCAGAGTTAAGTGAAATAAATAATTCGGAAAACTTTTTAGGTCTGATTTATAGATCAACAAAGATGAAAAATGTTGTCGATTTAGTTAAGAAATCGGCACCAACAGATGCGACAATACTTATAACAGGTGAAAGTGGAACGGGAAAAGAATTAGTGGCAAAAGCCCTTCATACATTAAGCAATCGAAAAGATAAAAAGTTCATCGCAATAAATTGTGCAGCACTCACTGAATCTCTATTGGAAAGTGAATTGTTCGGTCATGTGAGGGGAGCTTTTACAGGAGCCATTTCAGATAAAGAGGGAAAATTTGAATCAGCGAATAAAGGCACAATATTTTTGGATGAGATTGGTGAAACATCAGAAAATTTTCAGGTTAAGCTTTTGAGAGTTCTTCAATCAGGTGAATATGATAAAGTGGGGTCTGTTGATGTTGCTATAACAGATGTGCGTGTTATTTCTGCTACAAATAAAGACCTTAAACAATTGATTAAAGAAAAGAAGTTTAGGGAGGATCTATATTATCGGCTAAACGTTATTAATATCAATTTACCAGCATTACGAGAAAGAAAAGAAGATATAGAAACAATAGCAGCATATTTCTGTGAAAGTAGCGATAAAAAATATAAACTTTCTTTGGCTGTATTAAAATCTTTTAATGAATATGATTGGCCGGGAAATGTAAGAGAATTGGAATCAGCCATTAGCAGAGCAAAAGTTTTTTGCGATGCAAGCAACAGAAATCTAATTCAACTAAATGATTTACCTGTTGAGATGGTGAAAAGTGCTAGATTAAATTTTGAAGATCTTGTTATTGAATCATTAAGAAATAAATATTTTTCACACTCTTCTATAAACGAAACTGCAAAAGAGTTAGGAAATGTTAGCAGAACTCTTGTTGCTGAAAATTTTAGAGGACTTTCTCTAAAAATTTTATGTGAAAATAATTTTAATGAACAGAAAGCTATTTTATCAATCGCCGCAAGCAATAATGAAGAAGTATTAGTTCGTGTAAAATCTAAATTGGATACCTGGTTAGTAAATATTAGAAAAGATGTTGAAGTGAATCGAAATTTCTCGTTTGATGAATTAAAATTAAAATTAAACTCTAAGTATAAAAACCTTCCGCAAAAATATCATAAATATCTTGATGAAGTAATTAAACATTTCCTAAATCAGATTTAA